The genomic stretch AAAAAGGGGATTAGAACAGTTCTTTTTTCAGATTTTGGACTTATTGAGTCGCGGCTTCGTGCCCTTGGACTTCAACCGGAACTCTTTGATCATATACTATCTGCTGAAGACTTAGGTGCCTTAAAACCAGCACCGCGCGCCTTTCAAACTATCCGTAAACGTCTTCAGCTCCCCGCCAAAAACATTCTTGTGGTGGGTGATCGTCTTGACACAGACGGGGCAGCAGCACAACAGGAGGGCATGCCCTTTCTGCAGGTGCGGGGCAAAGACAACCGAAACTGGGATGCCCTTGCAAGGAGGTTGGCAGCGCTGTAACACACAACGAAGGGAGTACGTGGTGTTTCTCATCGCTTTTTATATTGTGGTGTTCCTTGGTACGGCCGAGGCACAGCTTCGTATTACGGAACTAGAACGAAACCCCGTGGGGAGGGCCGACGCACTTCCCGGAGGACGGTCGAATAAGTATATTGCCTGTATCCATATGGGTAGTGATACGATCTGGACAAGGGACCTGCGCCTCTCAACCAACCGTGAAGATGCTGGGGTGATTCCTCTTTCCTGTGATCCTCGTCTTCCTAACACGAGTGTATGTGATCGTCCCTTTCTTCTGCCCGGTGATCAGGCGCTCATTCTAGATCCTAATTACCTTTCACCGGAAAACAGCCTTCCCTATGAGATTCCCGAAGGCACCATTCTTCTTACCACGGAGCGAAGGGGGGTATTTACCGATTTGACTCAGCGGGCGGGGTGTGCTCTCATTCATAGAGATACTCTTGTTGATGTGGTAGCAGATCGGCCCATGATCGAGTACGACACCTTGGAACGCTTTACCTACGAATCACCCTACGGCGGGGAGAACGATCATGAGGCGCTTGTACGCATACACCTCTTTGGCCCACGGAAATATCGCCCCATGGAGCGTCGCCTGGGACAGCCTGATCACTATGACGGAAAGATACTCCGAGAATACCACTATGCAAAAAAGAATGAAGAAGAGATCCTCCTACACATGTACATGCATAATTTTAAAAACCGCCCCATTGATCTCCAATATACATCCGAAAGGGGGCGCTCCACGGAGATTACCCTCGCACCGCAGAAGCACAAGGAAGTCTCCCTTTCTCTCACTACCACAGAAGCCACGCGGACCGTCCATGGGCCGGGATGGGTTGACACCCTGGATATCTCCTCCTGCTGGATACCCCCAAAATCTGTCTACATAAGTGAGGTTTCTCCCCGACAAGACCCCAACTGGATAGAAATACACAATCGGGGAAGCACCCCCGTACGGTATGATACGTGGCGCCTCCAAGGAAGACGAGACACGCTCTTGTTTCCCCCCGGAATACTTCCCGCTAAGGCATTCCTCCTTATCAGCAAGGATGAACTCCCACTCTCTTTGGAGCATGTAGAAGAGGGAATTCTCTATAATTTAGGCCATTACAGTGATACTCTCATTCTTGATATGGGAGAGGCCGGCCGCGACACGATTTCCTGGAGTCATGAAAATCTGCCGGGGTGGACACGGGAAAGTGTGCATCGGATACACCCGGACAGTGGAGTGGTACTTGGCCCACCAACACCGGGTGGGCAAGTACGCCCGCAAGAAGATACGGGATTTCATGTATACCCGTCGGTGTTTACACCAAAAAAAGAAACGGCACGGCGCCTGA from Chitinivibrio alkaliphilus ACht1 encodes the following:
- a CDS encoding lamin tail domain-containing protein, with the translated sequence MFLIAFYIVVFLGTAEAQLRITELERNPVGRADALPGGRSNKYIACIHMGSDTIWTRDLRLSTNREDAGVIPLSCDPRLPNTSVCDRPFLLPGDQALILDPNYLSPENSLPYEIPEGTILLTTERRGVFTDLTQRAGCALIHRDTLVDVVADRPMIEYDTLERFTYESPYGGENDHEALVRIHLFGPRKYRPMERRLGQPDHYDGKILREYHYAKKNEEEILLHMYMHNFKNRPIDLQYTSERGRSTEITLAPQKHKEVSLSLTTTEATRTVHGPGWVDTLDISSCWIPPKSVYISEVSPRQDPNWIEIHNRGSTPVRYDTWRLQGRRDTLLFPPGILPAKAFLLISKDELPLSLEHVEEGILYNLGHYSDTLILDMGEAGRDTISWSHENLPGWTRESVHRIHPDSGVVLGPPTPGGQVRPQEDTGFHVYPSVFTPKKETARRLNISLEGASHHTGTGDIYRLDGTRVYSFSLRGGDRLEWDGRDLSGRSVPAGPLIIIFKTEDAQWRREAVLWR